The following are encoded together in the Streptococcus oralis genome:
- a CDS encoding S8 family serine peptidase → MNRRQRFSLRKYKFGLASVLLGTALVFGASQVSANEQSTGENQAQTQEIKTELKDDKHSKSATDQTNTNGIAPVVGEKQEAETSKEDASKQDAKVETPVDKTAESQESGKDSAVANEENQGVVQKETTVDASPAPATEKASNIENKEAQATTAPKTTGETATTEKEQEKAESAKPNSLSSNDIITVPKTWKAGYKGTGTVVAIIDSGLDLNHEVLRISDPSKAKFKNKKAIEAAKKAAGIDYGKWYSDKVVYAYDYFDGTDKIKEAERTSHGMHVTGIAAGNPDKEAPNGEKVYGVAPEAQVMFMRVFSDRQKTTSSALYVKAIDDAVALGADAINMSLGSSTGSMVDAGSDIVDAIKRARAKGVSVLISAGNSNTFGNGYSKPLAENPDYGLVGNPSTVEDSISVASVNNKTLTTAVFEVKGLEGNDGLHNGKFDYNQPEADKDFEKGKEYEYVEAGLGREEDFAKLDLTGKLALIQRGAMNFSEKIKNARKHGAVGALIYNNVEGANINMSIDDEAKKIPSVFISKQYGEALKSGNYKIVFNGKMDNRPSDVANQLSDFSSWGVTTDGQLKPDVTAPGGNIYSSFNDNTYGSISGTSMAAPHVTGVAVLVKEYLQKHHPELTPEQVSETVKALIMSTAKPHVNKDTGTYTSPRQQGSGIVDTAAAVSTDLYVTGENGYPSVTLGNVGDQFTFKVTVHNISDTDRTLKMVVNTNTDEVQDGKFTLRPRKLTETVWPEVTVKAHSSQTVTVKVDARKFADQLSKQMPNGYFLEGFVRFVDPADDGDVVSLAFMGFRGEFQNLPAVEKPIYNLVREGKNGFYTEVDKENPAVNYSNDATYLATLQNDLLVSKGQRQGRRITVLGIEQNAEGKHVLQLDEKGNVRIAISPNDDGNKDLVEYKTVALRNLVNLRATVYAATDTKHEHPIWEGDAKDLRKNYFDGDSRNLKSYILDNTAWRGQDFDGNIVADGLYDYVISYTPDVPGAKEQYTTFKIQIDTQKPVITSGYIRFKDGNQEFVARKPKDVGQGGILSEKLFYLTPFDQKGTMVLSEKDQSGTRALENTHLIKANADGSYTLPKDVDKANIYYLVEDYAGNVDYISLAELVRDQNSGRVKIALKDAKTNQDIDTLYVYRIKNSEGQYVDVDKTKAIHFLQFGHYTAEIFSYDRTELKFISALSQEFDLTEENSFQTITFLANLLEYAPVSVSFNQAVPKTTTVILKGEDGTRITLPAEKYGQYAFGKKVATGRYTVQVTLPTGYELLEDLVSLLVQPGRNNALRLSVVSKLALIAAVNQQKELVETSRYFNSSADKRKAYDQAFQVAQSALSSKLKQELIDRVLASLEAAGKALDGKDSNVTALKEAMKAYYATTKTGRYANAKEKVRRAYDRAFQEIALLAVDPRVKQDQIDQSLIALATAKSKLNGKATDFSSLKKLVKDERLFQEKNARFIYADKKEKAAYLLTFKEAQELLKDPGASQEDVKDAITALKQAKRNLHGKKPKAKRHP, encoded by the coding sequence ATGAATAGACGACAACGTTTTTCATTACGGAAATACAAATTTGGTCTTGCTTCAGTTTTATTGGGAACTGCTTTGGTTTTTGGAGCAAGTCAAGTCAGTGCCAATGAGCAGAGTACAGGTGAAAATCAAGCTCAAACTCAGGAAATTAAGACAGAGCTAAAAGACGATAAACACTCAAAGTCTGCGACTGACCAAACCAATACTAATGGGATTGCACCAGTAGTTGGAGAGAAACAAGAAGCTGAAACTTCTAAAGAGGATGCTAGTAAACAAGATGCTAAGGTAGAAACTCCAGTTGATAAAACTGCCGAATCTCAAGAATCAGGAAAAGATAGCGCAGTTGCAAACGAAGAGAATCAAGGTGTCGTCCAAAAAGAAACAACAGTAGATGCCAGTCCAGCGCCTGCTACTGAGAAGGCTTCTAACATAGAGAACAAAGAGGCTCAAGCAACGACAGCTCCTAAAACTACTGGAGAAACAGCAACTACTGAAAAAGAACAAGAAAAAGCTGAGTCTGCAAAACCCAATAGTCTTTCAAGCAATGATATCATCACAGTACCGAAAACTTGGAAGGCTGGTTACAAGGGAACAGGGACCGTTGTTGCCATTATTGACTCTGGACTTGATTTGAATCATGAGGTACTTCGAATTTCGGATCCGTCAAAAGCAAAATTTAAAAACAAGAAAGCCATCGAAGCAGCTAAAAAGGCTGCTGGAATCGACTACGGTAAATGGTATAGTGATAAGGTTGTCTATGCCTATGACTACTTTGACGGAACAGATAAGATCAAAGAAGCAGAAAGAACTTCTCATGGGATGCACGTAACAGGGATTGCAGCTGGAAACCCTGATAAAGAGGCACCAAATGGTGAGAAGGTCTATGGTGTTGCGCCAGAAGCCCAAGTCATGTTTATGCGTGTCTTTTCAGACCGCCAAAAAACGACCAGTTCGGCCCTTTATGTAAAGGCGATTGATGATGCAGTTGCCTTGGGAGCAGATGCCATTAATATGAGTTTGGGATCTAGCACTGGTTCTATGGTGGATGCTGGTTCTGATATTGTGGATGCCATCAAACGGGCTCGTGCCAAGGGAGTTTCTGTTCTTATCTCAGCAGGAAATAGCAATACATTCGGAAATGGTTATTCAAAACCATTAGCTGAAAACCCAGACTATGGCTTGGTTGGAAATCCATCCACTGTTGAAGATTCGATTTCAGTTGCTTCTGTCAACAATAAAACATTGACGACAGCGGTTTTTGAAGTCAAAGGTCTAGAGGGAAATGACGGTCTTCATAACGGAAAATTTGATTATAATCAACCTGAAGCAGATAAGGACTTTGAAAAAGGAAAAGAGTACGAATACGTCGAAGCAGGGTTAGGTCGTGAAGAAGACTTTGCGAAGTTGGATTTAACTGGGAAACTTGCCCTCATTCAGCGTGGAGCTATGAATTTTTCAGAGAAGATCAAAAATGCACGAAAACACGGTGCAGTTGGTGCATTGATCTACAATAATGTAGAAGGTGCAAACATCAATATGTCTATTGATGATGAAGCAAAGAAAATTCCTTCTGTATTTATTTCTAAACAGTATGGTGAAGCCTTAAAATCAGGAAACTACAAGATTGTTTTTAATGGTAAGATGGATAATCGTCCTTCTGATGTAGCCAATCAGCTATCTGACTTTTCAAGTTGGGGAGTGACTACCGATGGACAATTGAAACCAGATGTGACAGCTCCTGGTGGCAATATCTACTCATCCTTTAATGACAATACCTACGGTAGTATCAGCGGAACCAGTATGGCGGCTCCTCACGTTACGGGTGTTGCAGTTCTGGTTAAGGAATACCTTCAAAAACACCATCCAGAATTGACTCCTGAGCAAGTATCAGAGACTGTCAAGGCCTTGATCATGTCAACTGCAAAACCACATGTTAATAAGGACACAGGCACTTATACCTCTCCTCGTCAGCAAGGTTCTGGTATTGTGGATACTGCTGCTGCAGTGTCAACAGACCTCTATGTAACGGGTGAAAATGGTTATCCAAGTGTGACTTTGGGAAATGTTGGAGACCAATTTACTTTCAAGGTCACTGTACACAACATTTCAGATACTGACCGTACTCTCAAGATGGTAGTGAATACCAATACAGACGAAGTCCAAGATGGAAAATTCACCCTTCGACCTCGAAAACTAACGGAGACAGTCTGGCCTGAAGTGACGGTCAAAGCCCACAGCAGTCAAACAGTCACTGTTAAAGTAGATGCCAGAAAATTTGCTGATCAACTCAGCAAACAAATGCCAAATGGCTATTTCCTTGAAGGTTTTGTTCGATTTGTAGATCCAGCAGATGATGGGGATGTTGTGAGTCTTGCATTTATGGGCTTCCGAGGAGAATTCCAAAATCTCCCTGCTGTCGAAAAACCAATTTACAATCTTGTCCGAGAAGGGAAAAATGGATTTTACACGGAAGTAGACAAGGAAAATCCTGCCGTTAACTACTCTAATGATGCTACCTATCTAGCTACCTTGCAAAATGACCTTCTAGTGTCTAAAGGTCAACGCCAAGGACGCCGAATTACTGTTCTTGGGATTGAACAAAATGCTGAAGGTAAGCATGTTCTTCAGTTGGACGAAAAAGGGAATGTCCGTATTGCCATTTCTCCAAATGATGATGGAAACAAAGACTTAGTCGAATACAAAACGGTTGCTTTGAGAAATCTTGTAAATCTTCGGGCTACAGTTTATGCTGCTACAGATACCAAGCATGAACATCCTATTTGGGAGGGCGATGCAAAGGATCTTCGTAAGAATTATTTTGATGGTGACAGTAGAAATCTGAAGAGTTATATTCTAGATAATACTGCTTGGAGAGGTCAGGATTTTGATGGCAATATCGTTGCAGATGGTTTATATGACTATGTTATTAGTTACACACCAGATGTTCCAGGAGCCAAAGAACAATATACGACCTTCAAAATTCAAATTGATACTCAAAAACCTGTCATCACAAGTGGTTATATTCGCTTTAAAGATGGAAACCAAGAATTCGTAGCTCGCAAACCAAAAGATGTGGGTCAAGGCGGTATCCTTTCAGAAAAACTCTTCTACCTCACACCATTTGACCAGAAAGGGACCATGGTTCTATCTGAGAAAGACCAGTCTGGAACCCGTGCGCTTGAGAACACCCATCTGATTAAGGCCAATGCTGACGGTAGTTATACACTTCCAAAGGATGTTGACAAGGCTAATATTTACTATCTTGTAGAGGACTATGCAGGAAATGTAGACTATATCTCACTTGCTGAACTTGTACGCGATCAAAATAGTGGTCGAGTGAAAATTGCCTTGAAGGATGCGAAAACAAACCAAGATATTGATACCCTCTATGTCTATCGAATCAAAAATAGCGAGGGGCAATATGTTGATGTTGACAAGACAAAAGCGATTCATTTCTTACAGTTTGGTCATTATACAGCAGAAATTTTCAGTTATGACCGAACAGAATTGAAGTTTATCAGTGCCTTATCCCAAGAGTTTGACTTGACGGAAGAAAATAGTTTCCAAACCATTACCTTCCTAGCAAATCTCCTAGAATATGCACCAGTGTCTGTTTCCTTCAATCAAGCAGTTCCAAAGACGACTACTGTGATTCTGAAAGGAGAAGATGGGACAAGGATCACTCTTCCTGCTGAAAAATACGGTCAATACGCCTTTGGTAAGAAAGTTGCTACAGGTCGTTATACTGTACAAGTCACCTTGCCAACTGGATATGAACTCCTTGAAGATCTCGTTTCCTTGCTCGTTCAGCCAGGTCGAAATAATGCTTTGCGTCTATCTGTTGTGTCTAAGTTGGCCTTGATTGCTGCGGTAAATCAACAAAAAGAACTGGTAGAAACGTCTCGTTACTTTAATAGTAGTGCAGATAAGAGAAAAGCTTATGATCAAGCTTTCCAAGTGGCACAGTCAGCCTTGTCAAGCAAATTAAAGCAAGAATTGATTGATAGAGTTCTCGCTAGTCTTGAAGCTGCTGGTAAAGCTTTGGATGGAAAAGATTCGAACGTTACAGCCTTGAAAGAAGCTATGAAAGCTTACTATGCAACGACTAAAACTGGACGATATGCTAATGCCAAAGAAAAAGTACGTCGAGCTTATGATCGTGCCTTCCAAGAAATCGCCTTACTAGCTGTGGATCCTAGAGTCAAACAGGATCAAATTGACCAATCTCTCATTGCCCTAGCAACAGCTAAAAGCAAACTAAATGGCAAGGCAACAGACTTCTCTAGTCTAAAGAAACTGGTCAAGGATGAACGCCTTTTCCAAGAAAAAAACGCGAGATTTATCTATGCAGAC
- a CDS encoding aldo/keto reductase, whose protein sequence is MKSYTLNNGVSIPVLGFGTWKAENGEVAYQAVLEALKDGYRHIDTAAIYKNEESVGRAIRDSGLPRQEIFVTTKLWNTNHSYDEARQAFEESMEKLGLDYLDLYLIHWPNPKPLRENDEWKTRNAEVWRAMEDLYQEGKIRAIGVSNFLPHHLDALLETARVIPAVNQVRLAPGVYQEEVVDYCREKGILLEAWGPFGQGELFEQKEVQEIAAKHGKSVAQIALAWSLAEGFLPLPKSVTASRIQSNLDCFGIELSNEEREVLKTISVTSGAPRVDEMDF, encoded by the coding sequence ATGAAATCTTACACCCTTAATAATGGAGTTTCAATTCCTGTACTAGGATTTGGAACATGGAAAGCTGAAAATGGAGAGGTAGCCTACCAAGCCGTTTTAGAAGCCTTAAAGGATGGTTATCGACATATCGATACTGCAGCTATCTATAAAAATGAGGAAAGTGTTGGTCGCGCTATTCGAGATAGCGGTCTTCCACGACAAGAAATCTTTGTAACGACCAAACTCTGGAATACCAATCACAGCTATGATGAAGCACGCCAAGCATTTGAAGAATCAATGGAAAAACTGGGATTGGATTATCTAGATTTGTACCTTATCCATTGGCCGAATCCAAAACCTTTAAGAGAAAATGACGAATGGAAAACTCGCAATGCTGAAGTCTGGAGAGCGATGGAGGACCTGTACCAAGAAGGTAAAATCCGTGCTATCGGCGTTAGTAATTTCCTTCCCCATCATTTGGATGCCTTGCTTGAGACAGCAAGAGTCATTCCAGCGGTCAATCAGGTGCGCTTGGCACCAGGAGTTTATCAAGAGGAAGTGGTTGACTACTGTAGAGAGAAAGGAATTCTCTTAGAGGCTTGGGGACCTTTTGGCCAAGGAGAGTTGTTTGAACAGAAAGAAGTCCAAGAAATTGCTGCTAAGCATGGGAAATCAGTGGCTCAAATCGCCTTGGCTTGGAGTTTGGCAGAAGGCTTTTTACCCCTACCTAAGTCAGTGACAGCCTCTCGTATCCAGAGCAATCTTGACTGTTTTGGGATTGAACTCAGCAACGAAGAGCGAGAAGTCTTAAAAACAATTTCAGTGACTTCTGGTGCACCACGTGTGGATGAGATGGATTTTTAG
- the pgdA gene encoding peptidoglycan-N-acetylglucosamine deacetylase PgdA, with product MLSFVGILGIATILLGSAIGYKLLQKQSYEQKIEALKSEKDLQFNSGSQKDHFRKGQAEVIAYYPLQGEEVIASVREKINQDIKEKLEDKEDLVFYYTEQLDPVLKGVVSRNISKQVYDLSASKVEEKEKTSLGKIFLTEDGKDFDLSKLFKDASKAKELLLSQIKSTLEDKKLDQAKIDQVIKSFTDQELTSWSFDYKDSQIILYPANPGETVEEIALPISSFFDVIESSYLLEKDAELYQAYFAKKNKKVVALTFDDGPNPTTTTQALDTLAKYGVKATFFVLGKNIAGNENLLKRMKSEGHVVGNHSWSHPVLSQLSLEDAKKQITDTEDLLTQVLGSSSKLMRPPYGAITDDIRNGLDLSFIMWDVDSLDWKSKNETAILTEIQRQVRNGSIILMHDIHGPSVNSLPSVIEYLKGEGYTFVTVPELLNSRLKAHEIYYDRDQ from the coding sequence TTGCTTTCCTTTGTTGGAATCTTAGGAATTGCTACGATTCTATTAGGGAGTGCTATTGGTTATAAGCTACTACAAAAGCAATCTTACGAACAAAAAATTGAAGCGCTAAAAAGCGAAAAGGACCTGCAATTCAACTCAGGTAGTCAGAAGGACCATTTTCGAAAAGGTCAAGCTGAGGTGATTGCCTACTACCCTCTGCAAGGAGAGGAAGTCATTGCGTCTGTTAGAGAAAAAATCAACCAGGATATCAAAGAAAAGCTGGAAGATAAAGAGGATTTGGTCTTTTATTATACCGAGCAGTTGGATCCAGTCTTAAAGGGAGTTGTTTCTCGAAATATCAGCAAGCAAGTCTACGATTTGTCTGCATCAAAGGTTGAAGAAAAAGAAAAGACTTCTTTAGGGAAAATTTTCTTGACTGAAGATGGGAAAGATTTTGACCTCAGTAAACTCTTCAAAGATGCAAGCAAGGCTAAGGAACTCTTGCTGAGTCAAATCAAATCAACTCTAGAAGATAAGAAACTTGATCAGGCAAAAATTGATCAAGTTATAAAGAGCTTCACAGACCAAGAATTGACATCTTGGAGCTTTGACTATAAGGATAGTCAAATCATCCTTTATCCTGCTAATCCTGGAGAGACTGTTGAGGAAATTGCTTTGCCCATATCCAGTTTCTTTGATGTCATTGAGTCCTCTTATCTATTAGAAAAGGATGCTGAACTCTACCAAGCATACTTTGCTAAGAAAAATAAAAAGGTTGTAGCCTTGACCTTTGACGATGGTCCAAATCCAACTACAACCACGCAGGCTTTGGATACTTTAGCTAAATATGGTGTAAAAGCAACCTTCTTTGTACTTGGTAAAAACATTGCAGGTAATGAAAATCTTCTAAAACGAATGAAATCAGAAGGTCATGTTGTAGGAAACCACAGCTGGAGTCATCCCGTTCTTTCACAACTTTCGCTCGAAGATGCTAAAAAGCAAATCACTGATACAGAAGATCTGTTAACTCAAGTTTTAGGATCAAGCTCTAAACTGATGCGCCCACCTTATGGTGCCATCACTGATGATATTCGAAACGGCCTTGATTTAAGCTTCATCATGTGGGACGTGGATAGTTTGGACTGGAAGAGTAAAAATGAGACAGCCATTTTGACAGAGATTCAACGTCAGGTTCGCAATGGTTCTATAATCCTCATGCATGATATCCATGGTCCTTCAGTTAATTCTCTACCAAGTGTCATTGAGTATTTAAAGGGTGAAGGGTATACATTTGTGACCGTTCCTGAATTGCTCAATTCTCGCTTGAAAGCTCACGAGATCTATTACGATCGTGATCAATAA
- the ezrA gene encoding septation ring formation regulator EzrA — MSNGQLIYLMVAIAVILILAYVTAIFLRKRNVSRLTALEERKEELYNLPVNDEVEAVKNMHLIGQSQVTFREWNQKWVDLSLNSFADIENHLFEAESYNNSFRFFKAAHKIDQIESQIGLIEEDIAAIRNALSDLEKQESKNSGRVLHALDLFESLQHTVAEDSEKYGKALPEIEKQLENIQSEFSQFVTLNSSGDPVEAAAILDSTENHILALTHIVERIPALVETLTKELPEQLADLEEGYRKLLDANYHFTETDIESRFQLLHESLKNNQENIRQLELDNAEYENNRIQEEINALYDIFTREIAAQKVVESLLSTLPTYLNHLKENNQVLVQDLERLTKTYLLPESDGNHVRRLQAELAALDTAIMEVTEDQGESTQAYSALEEQLEMLQSNLKDIEDEQISVSERLAQIEKDDLNARQKANVYVNRLHTIKRYMEKRNLPGIPQSFLKLFFTASHNTEDLMAELEQPQVNIESVKRILEIATNDMEALETETYDIVQYATLTEQLLQYSNRYRSFDERIQEAFNEALEIFEKEFDYQASFEKISQALEVAEPGVTNRFVTSYEKTREAIRF, encoded by the coding sequence ATGTCTAATGGACAACTAATTTATCTAATGGTTGCAATTGCAGTCATTCTGATCTTAGCTTATGTAACAGCCATCTTTTTACGTAAGCGTAATGTAAGCAGATTAACGGCCCTTGAAGAAAGAAAAGAAGAACTCTACAACCTTCCTGTAAATGATGAGGTTGAAGCCGTTAAAAACATGCACTTGATTGGTCAAAGTCAGGTGACCTTCCGTGAATGGAACCAAAAATGGGTTGATTTATCTCTGAACTCATTTGCTGATATCGAAAATCACCTCTTTGAAGCTGAAAGCTACAACAATTCTTTCCGTTTTTTCAAAGCTGCTCACAAGATTGATCAAATTGAAAGCCAAATCGGCTTGATTGAAGAAGATATTGCAGCTATTCGCAATGCCCTTTCTGATCTTGAAAAACAAGAATCTAAGAATAGTGGCCGTGTCCTTCATGCCTTGGACTTGTTTGAATCCCTTCAACATACCGTTGCAGAAGACTCGGAGAAATATGGGAAGGCCCTTCCTGAGATTGAGAAACAATTGGAAAACATCCAATCTGAATTCTCTCAATTTGTTACCCTAAATTCATCAGGTGACCCGGTTGAAGCGGCAGCAATTCTTGATTCAACTGAAAATCATATTCTCGCTTTGACACACATCGTTGAGCGAATTCCAGCTCTTGTTGAAACCTTGACAAAGGAACTGCCAGAACAATTGGCAGATTTGGAAGAAGGTTATCGCAAGCTGTTGGATGCCAACTACCACTTTACAGAAACAGATATTGAATCCCGTTTCCAACTTTTGCATGAGTCTTTGAAAAATAATCAAGAAAATATTCGTCAGTTGGAATTGGACAATGCAGAGTATGAAAATAATCGCATCCAAGAAGAAATCAACGCACTTTATGATATCTTCACTCGTGAAATTGCAGCTCAAAAAGTGGTTGAAAGTCTTCTTTCGACATTACCAACTTATCTCAACCACTTGAAAGAAAATAATCAGGTGCTTGTTCAAGATCTTGAACGCTTGACTAAAACCTACCTTCTTCCTGAAAGCGATGGCAATCATGTTCGTCGTCTTCAAGCAGAATTGGCTGCACTTGATACAGCAATCATGGAAGTGACAGAGGATCAAGGTGAGTCAACACAAGCCTACTCTGCTCTTGAAGAACAGTTGGAAATGCTTCAAAGCAACCTCAAGGATATAGAGGATGAGCAAATCTCTGTTAGCGAACGACTTGCCCAAATTGAAAAAGACGACCTCAATGCTCGCCAAAAAGCAAATGTCTATGTGAACCGTTTGCATACCATCAAACGTTACATGGAGAAGAGAAACTTGCCAGGTATTCCTCAAAGTTTCTTGAAACTTTTCTTTACTGCAAGTCATAACACAGAAGATCTGATGGCAGAGTTAGAACAACCACAAGTGAATATTGAATCGGTTAAACGAATTCTTGAAATTGCAACAAATGATATGGAAGCACTTGAAACAGAAACCTATGATATCGTTCAATATGCAACCTTGACGGAGCAACTACTCCAATACTCAAACCGTTACCGTTCATTTGATGAGCGTATCCAAGAGGCCTTCAACGAAGCGCTTGAAATTTTTGAAAAAGAGTTTGACTACCAGGCATCATTTGAAAAAATTTCACAAGCCTTGGAAGTTGCTGAACCAGGGGTTACAAACCGTTTTGTAACTTCATATGAGAAAACACGTGAAGCGATTCGTTTTTAA